The window TCTGCCATGAATCCCGAAAATGCTTTGACCCATACCACCGTACTGCTGCATGAAGCCGTTGATGCGCTGAATATCCGCAGCGACGGCATCTATGTGGACGGCACGTTCGGGCGCGGTGGACATTCGCGGCTGATTTTAAGCCGTTTGGGGGAAAACGGGCGTTTGGTGGTGTTTGATAAAGACCCGCAAGCCATTGCCGCTGCACACGCTTTGGCGCAGCACGACCCGCGTGTGCATGTGGTACACAACGGTTTTGCCGCTTTAACGCAGGCTTTGGACAACTTGGGCATCGGCGCGGTACACGGTATATTGTGCGATTTGGGCGTGTCGTCGCCGCAAATTGACGATGCCTCGCGCGGTTTCAGCTTCCGTTTTGACGCGCCTTTGGATATGCGTATGGACACCACACGCGGGCTGTCGGCGGCGCAGTGGCTGGCGCAGGCAGACGAACAGGATATTTACGAGGTAATCAAAGATTATGGTGAAGAGCGGTTTGCCCGCCAGATTGCGCGCACGATTGTTGCGCAGCGCGGCGAAAGTCCCATCGATACAACCCGCAAGCTGGCGCAAATCGCGGCGCGGTGCGTCCGTACTCGCGAGCGCGGGCAAGACCCCGCCACGCGCACTTTCCAAGCGATACGCATCTTCATCAACCGCGAACTGGACGAAATCCAAGCCCTGCTGCCGCAGGCGGTGGCGCGGCTGCACACGGGCGGGCGTTTGGCAGTAATTGCCTTTCATTCTTTGGAAGACCGCATCGTCAAGCAATTTATAAAAAGCCACAGCACCTTACCGCCTGTTCCCAAATGGGCGGCGGTGCGCGATGCCGATTTGCCGCAACCGCCTTTGCGCGGCGTAGGCAAAGCCGTTAAACCTTCTGCCGCCGAAACCGCTGCCAACCCCCGCGCCCGTTCGGCGGTGCTGCGTGTGGCAGAGCGCACTTTAGCCCCTTATTCCCCTGCAAAGTGAAAGATTTTAGATTTTATGTTTACCAGACTCAATATACTGCTGCTGGCAGGCGTGCTGGCGTCGGGCTACTATGTGGTGGATTTGAACAACAGCATCAAACACCAAACCCAGCTTTACGGCAAAGGGCAGGAAGCCGAAATCCGCCTGAACCAAGACTATGCCGAACTGCAATACGAACACAGTCAGGCAGTGGATTTAAAGCTGGTGCACAACGCCGCCGGCAAGCTGCGTATGCACGCCCCTTCCCCGCAGGAAACCGTGATTTTACAATTCAGATGATTAACCCGTTTTAACGATTGAAGCCAAATGGCCGAGCAACCCAAAACCATAAAAGACGTTCCGCCCGTCACCAGCAATGTGCGCCTGATGGTGGTACTGATTGCCATTTGCGTGGCTTTTGTGTGTCTGGCAGTGTACAGTTTTTTCATTCACATCAGCCACCGCACCGAATTAAACCGTTTTGGCGAAAACCGCCTGATCCGCAGCATCCGCGAACCCGCCCTGCGCGGCATGATTACCGACCGCGACGGCACCGTCTTGGCGGTGAGCCGTCATTTGCGCGTGCCTACTTTTAACCCGCAGGCGATTTACGAGCCCAAGCGCAAAGGCGACCCCGTTAATTGGCAGACCATCAGCGACGAACAATTCCGCAAGATGTCGGAAATTCTGCAGATTCCCGAAAACGAACTTAAAGCCAAATTTCAAGACACTTCTGTTAAATACCTCAATTTAAAAAAAGAGCTTTCCTTAAGCGAAGCCGATGCCCTTAAAGCCCTGAAAATCCCCTCGCTGCGTTTTGAAGAGCGCAGCGAGCGCAGCTATCCCACAGGCAACCTGTTTTCCCATATTGTCGGTTTTGCCAACAGCAAGGGCGTGGGTTTGGAAGGCATCGAGCGCACCGAAAACGAGCGTTTGAAAGGCGAAGACGGTAAACAAATCGTGATTCGCGACCGCCACGGCAATATTGTGGAAATGCTGGATTCGCCCGAAAACACGCCTGCCCGTTCGGGCAATACGCTGGTGTTGTCGGTAAGTCAGGAAATTCAGCGGCTGGCGCGGGACGAATTGGCAAACGCACTCAAGCAGTTTAACGCCAAAGCAGGCGGCGTGGTGGTGCTGGACGCGAAAACGGGCGAAATTCTGGCAATGACCAGCATGCCCGATTACGATGCCAATTTTTATACCCAATTCCCCGAAGACAGCTTCCGCAATTACGCCGTGGGTGTCACCATGGAACCGGGTTCGGTAATGAAGCCGTTTATCGTTGCCAAAGCCATTGATGACGGCAAAATCGGGCGCAATACCCAATTTGACACCCGTCCGTTTGCCATCGGGCGCAAACTGATTCGCGACACTCACGAATACCCCAGCCTGACCGCTGAAGGCATTTTGCAAAAATCGTCTAATGTGGGAACGAGCCATATCGCGGCAATGTATCCCAGCAAAGCCCTGTACGATTATTTCAGTGCTGTCGGTTTCGGTAAAAAAACCAATTCGGGCGTGAGTGGCGAACAAAATTCGCCTTTAAAACCCGCAGAGCGTTGGGGACAATTGGATAAGGCGGTGATGTCTTACGGCTATGCGCTTACTGCCAATATGCTGCAAATGGCGCAGGCCTATACCATTTTTACCAATGACGGCAAATTGTTGCCCGTAACCATTTACAAACGCGACACCGTGCCTGCAGGAACGCCCGTTATCCGCCCCGCCACCGCCAAAGTAATGCGCGATATGATGATTAGCGTAACCCGTCCGGGCGGCAGCGGCATCAACGGCGCTGTGCCGGGCTACGATGTGGCAGGCAAAACGGGTACGGCGAAAAAAGTCGGTGCCAGCGGCGGCGGTTATGAAGACCGTTACCGCGCCAGCTTTGTCGGTTTTGCGCCCGCACACAACCCGCGCCTGATTGTGGCGGTTACCATTGATGACCCGCGCGGACGCGGTTATTACGGCGGCACGGTGGCGGGTCCGGTATTCCGCAATGTGATGGCAGGCGGTTTACGCGCCTTGGGTGTGAAACCCACCCGTGTAGAAGAAACCGAAACCCCCGCCGTTGTGCCGCCGAGCGAATCCGCCGTTGAGCCGTCCGAACCCTGATTGTATCCTGCCCCTGCCGCCATATTGAGCGGCGGGGGCGGTTTTGCGCCCCTATCCCCGCCAAGGAAACCATCATGTACAGCACCCGCACCCCGTCTCTTGAAACCGAATTTCCCCATCTGCCCGACACCGTTGCCGAAAGTGTAACCCTGCACGCCGACAGCCGCAAAATCCGCACGGGCGATGTGTTTGTTGCCTGTCAGGGCGAATATGTGGACGGGCGCGACTACATTCCCGCTGCCATAGCCCAAGGCGCATCGCTGGTGTTGTGGGACGATGACGGACGTTTTCAATGGAACAGCGCGTGGCAAGTCCCCAATGTTGGGATTGCCGATTTGCGCCAACGTGCGGGCATAGCCGCTGCCAAACTGTACGGCAGCGTGGCAGAAGGTTTGAATATTTTTGGCGTAACAGGCACCAACGGCAAAACGTCTATTACCCAATGGCTGGCACAAGCCGTTGATATTTTAGAAAAGCAAAAATCCTGCGCTATTATGGGAACGGTAGGCAACGGCTTTTGGGGCGCATTGCGCGAAGCCACCCACACCACCCCCGACCCCGTGTCGCTGCAAACCCTGCTGCGCCAATTTGCCCGCGAAGGCGCAAACAGCGTTGCCATGGAAGTGTCCAGCCACGGGCTTGACCAATGCCGCGTAAACGGCGTACCGTTTACCTCTGCCGTTTTCACCAATTTGACCCGCGACCATTTGGATTATCACGGCTCAATGGCAGCCTATGGCGACACCAAAGCCCGTTTGTTTTACTGGCAAGGCTTAAAACACGCCTTGATTAACGCAGATGATGATTTTGGCAAAGAACTGTTGCAACAATTGCGCCAACAGCGTCCCGAATTGGCGGTTTACGGCTATGGTTTTGCCGAACACGCCGATATCCGCATCAGCCGTTTTCAAGCCTCGCCTGACGGTATGCACACCGATTTGCACACACCTTGGGGCGAATGTACCGTTTCCAGCCGTTTGTTGGGGCGTTTTAACGCACAAAATCTGGCTGCTTGTATCGGCGTATTGTGCGCCAACGGCTATCTTTTGGCAGACGTTGCCGCCGCACTCGCGCAAATTCGCCCCGCCACAGGACGCATGGACTGCATTGCCCGCAGCGGCAAACCTTTGGTGGTGGTGGACTACGCACATACCCCTGATGCTTTGGAAAAAGCCTTAACGACTTTGCGCGAAATTTTGCCTGCCAACGGCAAACTGTGGTGCGTATTTGGCTGTGGCGGCAACCGCGACCGTGGCAAACGCCCCCTAATGGGCGCAGCGGCTGCCGCTTACAGCGATTATCCCGTAGTTACCAGCGACAACCCGCGCATGGAAGAACCGCAAACCATTATTGACGATATTTTGCCTGCCGTTCCCCATCCTGCGCTGGTGGAAGCCGACCGCCGCCGTGCCATTGAGCAAGCCATTTTGCAGGCTGCGCCCGATGATGTGATTTTAATTGCGGGCAAAGGGCATGAAACTTATCAGGATATTCAGGGCGTGAAACACCATTTTTCCGATTTTGAAGAAGCGGAACACGCGTTGGCAAAGCGTTTGGCAGACAGCAGTGGACGTTGAGCTTTAGCCAGCCTGAAAACAGGAGACTAATTGATGAATATGCAAAAATGGGTCAAAGCTGTTAATACGCTGGGCATTACTGCTGCCATCATTATGATTTACTGGGTGTTTGTCTTTCTGTTGGTGGAAGTTCTCGGCTTAAAAATTTTCCAGCAAAGAATCACCGATATGTTCGGTTTCAGCATTATCGGCATTTTAGCGGTAATGGCAGCGGCACTGATGCTGAACATTATGCTCAACCTGACCCGCATTGCCGAGCGTGGTGGTGCCGCTGAGCCTGTTGCGAGCAATAAAAAAAGCGTTTGGTTGTTTGCTTTGAGTTTTCCTGTGTTGGCAGCTTTGTTGTTTGGTGGCAACCATCTCAGTACATTAAAAAAACGCGACAGGTTGCTGACCGATGCGGCTTATATTGTGAAAAACCAGCAGCCTGTTTCTGGCTATCGTTTTGATTTTGCCCATTTGCAAACCCTGCTGCGTTATCTGAAACAGGCAGAAGATAAAGTTTCTGATGCTGATATCCATGTGGCGTGGATTGCGCCCGATACCATCAATGGACATCCCGTTTATTTAACCATAGGTAAACGGTCGTATTTGGATGATGCCGTTTTTTCCCGTGCTGCCGCCGATTCGTTTCAAGTGGTGTTGTCTAATGAAGAAAAAACAAAGCACACAGTGGAAAAATCGGATTACCATCGCCGCTTTCCTGAAAAAGAACAACAGTATTTAGACAAAGTTTTTGCTGAAAACGGTCGCGATATCCGTTTTAACAGTCGCAACGGCAATTATGAATTGTTTTATCCGTATCAGATAAACGGTAAAACCATTGGCGTGTTATGGTTTACCGATTCCGACTATTACGGGAAATTAGGTTTTACGAGCAAATAATGAACTTAAATTTTATTACCCAAACTTTAGGACTACCGCCCTTATCCGATGCCCCTGTTGGCAAAATTATCACCGACAGCCGCACCGCCGAAGCAGGCGATGTGTTTGTTGCTTTGGTGGGAGAAAACCACGATGCCCATGATTTTGTCGCGCAAGTGCTGGCAAAAGGCGCGTATGCGATTGTGTCGCGTGACGATTGCGCCGCGCTTGCTGGCTGCCTGAAAGTAGACGACACCTTACGCGCCCTGCAAACTTTGGCGGCGGCGTGGCGGCAGCACATTCAACCGTTTGTGTTTGGTATTACGGGTTCCAGCGGCAAAACCACTGTGAAAGAAATGCTGGCGGCCATATTACGCCACCGTTTTGGTACCGATGCGGTGCTGGCAACCGCTGGCAATTTTAACAATCACATCGGTTTGCCGCTTACGCTGTTGAATTTAAAACCACAACACCGTTATGCCGTGATTGAAATGGGCATGAATCACTCAGGCGAGTTGGCGGAACTGACGCGCATTGCCCGCCCCGATGCTGCGCTGGTCAATAATGCCATGCGCGCGCATATCGGCTGTGGTTTTAACGGTGTGGACGACATTGCCCGTGCCAAAAGTGAAATTTATCAAGGTTTGGCAGCGGATGGCACGGCTTTAGTGCCTGCCGAAGACGAGCGTTTACCGCTGTTCCGTGAAGCGGCGCAGGCGTGGACGCAACTGAGTTTTGGGGCGGAAACGGGCGATGTTCACGCTGAAAATGTGCGTTTGCACGCCGACAGCAGCGAATTTGATTTGGTGTGTGGGGCAGAACGTGCGGCGGTGCGTTTGCCTGCCCCTGGTTGGCACAATGTCCGTAATGCGGCGGCTGCCGCTGCGTTGGCGCGTTGCGCGGGCGTGGATTTGGCACAAACTGCGGCGGGTTTGCAACACTTTGCCAATATTCGCGGACGTTTGCAGTTTAAACGCGGCATTGGCGGCGCAACCGTGATTGACGACAGTTACAATGCCAATCCAGACAGCATGAAAGCCGCGATTGATGTGCTGACTGCCCAAGCTGCGCCGCGTGTGTTGGTAATGGGCGATATGGGCGAGTTGGGCGAGGACGAAGCCGATGCCATGCACGCCGAAGTGGGTGCGTATGCCAAAGCGCAAGGGATTGAAGCGGCGTATTTTGTCGGCAATCACAGCGCGGCTGCGGCGGAAGCCTTTGGCGCAGACGGTTTGTGGTTTGCCGATAAAGACCCGCTGATCCAGGTATTGGCGCACGATTTGCCTGCGGGCGCAA is drawn from Conchiformibius steedae and contains these coding sequences:
- the rsmH gene encoding 16S rRNA (cytosine(1402)-N(4))-methyltransferase RsmH, encoding MNPENALTHTTVLLHEAVDALNIRSDGIYVDGTFGRGGHSRLILSRLGENGRLVVFDKDPQAIAAAHALAQHDPRVHVVHNGFAALTQALDNLGIGAVHGILCDLGVSSPQIDDASRGFSFRFDAPLDMRMDTTRGLSAAQWLAQADEQDIYEVIKDYGEERFARQIARTIVAQRGESPIDTTRKLAQIAARCVRTRERGQDPATRTFQAIRIFINRELDEIQALLPQAVARLHTGGRLAVIAFHSLEDRIVKQFIKSHSTLPPVPKWAAVRDADLPQPPLRGVGKAVKPSAAETAANPRARSAVLRVAERTLAPYSPAK
- a CDS encoding cell division protein FtsL is translated as MFTRLNILLLAGVLASGYYVVDLNNSIKHQTQLYGKGQEAEIRLNQDYAELQYEHSQAVDLKLVHNAAGKLRMHAPSPQETVILQFR
- a CDS encoding peptidoglycan D,D-transpeptidase FtsI family protein — its product is MAEQPKTIKDVPPVTSNVRLMVVLIAICVAFVCLAVYSFFIHISHRTELNRFGENRLIRSIREPALRGMITDRDGTVLAVSRHLRVPTFNPQAIYEPKRKGDPVNWQTISDEQFRKMSEILQIPENELKAKFQDTSVKYLNLKKELSLSEADALKALKIPSLRFEERSERSYPTGNLFSHIVGFANSKGVGLEGIERTENERLKGEDGKQIVIRDRHGNIVEMLDSPENTPARSGNTLVLSVSQEIQRLARDELANALKQFNAKAGGVVVLDAKTGEILAMTSMPDYDANFYTQFPEDSFRNYAVGVTMEPGSVMKPFIVAKAIDDGKIGRNTQFDTRPFAIGRKLIRDTHEYPSLTAEGILQKSSNVGTSHIAAMYPSKALYDYFSAVGFGKKTNSGVSGEQNSPLKPAERWGQLDKAVMSYGYALTANMLQMAQAYTIFTNDGKLLPVTIYKRDTVPAGTPVIRPATAKVMRDMMISVTRPGGSGINGAVPGYDVAGKTGTAKKVGASGGGYEDRYRASFVGFAPAHNPRLIVAVTIDDPRGRGYYGGTVAGPVFRNVMAGGLRALGVKPTRVEETETPAVVPPSESAVEPSEP
- a CDS encoding UDP-N-acetylmuramoyl-L-alanyl-D-glutamate--2,6-diaminopimelate ligase, which encodes MYSTRTPSLETEFPHLPDTVAESVTLHADSRKIRTGDVFVACQGEYVDGRDYIPAAIAQGASLVLWDDDGRFQWNSAWQVPNVGIADLRQRAGIAAAKLYGSVAEGLNIFGVTGTNGKTSITQWLAQAVDILEKQKSCAIMGTVGNGFWGALREATHTTPDPVSLQTLLRQFAREGANSVAMEVSSHGLDQCRVNGVPFTSAVFTNLTRDHLDYHGSMAAYGDTKARLFYWQGLKHALINADDDFGKELLQQLRQQRPELAVYGYGFAEHADIRISRFQASPDGMHTDLHTPWGECTVSSRLLGRFNAQNLAACIGVLCANGYLLADVAAALAQIRPATGRMDCIARSGKPLVVVDYAHTPDALEKALTTLREILPANGKLWCVFGCGGNRDRGKRPLMGAAAAAYSDYPVVTSDNPRMEEPQTIIDDILPAVPHPALVEADRRRAIEQAILQAAPDDVILIAGKGHETYQDIQGVKHHFSDFEEAEHALAKRLADSSGR
- a CDS encoding UDP-N-acetylmuramoyl-tripeptide--D-alanyl-D-alanine ligase; this translates as MNLNFITQTLGLPPLSDAPVGKIITDSRTAEAGDVFVALVGENHDAHDFVAQVLAKGAYAIVSRDDCAALAGCLKVDDTLRALQTLAAAWRQHIQPFVFGITGSSGKTTVKEMLAAILRHRFGTDAVLATAGNFNNHIGLPLTLLNLKPQHRYAVIEMGMNHSGELAELTRIARPDAALVNNAMRAHIGCGFNGVDDIARAKSEIYQGLAADGTALVPAEDERLPLFREAAQAWTQLSFGAETGDVHAENVRLHADSSEFDLVCGAERAAVRLPAPGWHNVRNAAAAAALARCAGVDLAQTAAGLQHFANIRGRLQFKRGIGGATVIDDSYNANPDSMKAAIDVLTAQAAPRVLVMGDMGELGEDEADAMHAEVGAYAKAQGIEAAYFVGNHSAAAAEAFGADGLWFADKDPLIQVLAHDLPAGASVLVKGSRFMKMEDVAAALQAV